In the Victivallis sp. Marseille-Q1083 genome, one interval contains:
- a CDS encoding Gfo/Idh/MocA family protein, with protein sequence MSKKQLKVAVVGLRVGRAHAADYAASDAVGELLLCDCNTALLAEAVDQYPGARGYADFTEMLRQERPDAVSIALPNKLHRSFSIQALEAGCHVLCEKPMARNAAEALAMARTAERCERKLMINFNQRFESPVYSLLKEWLDAGRFGKLYYVKSRWSRRRGVPWWYPLSREMCGGGALVDLGVHVLDRAMWWCGFPEPEWVLGNTYCGIAAREAERRKLAPFELEDFGAAAIRMRNGMLLMLEASWASNRENEEISVRLYGERGGALIQTEVGTNSEIRVKLFLEQDGVLCDMIPAVETLPPVPTIRQAFLEVILQDTPVPCSPEQGILISRLLDAIYQCAATGAPVRLTEATPL encoded by the coding sequence ATGTCGAAAAAACAATTGAAAGTTGCGGTGGTCGGTCTGCGGGTCGGCCGGGCGCACGCGGCCGATTACGCGGCCAGCGATGCCGTCGGAGAACTGCTGCTCTGTGATTGCAACACCGCCTTGCTGGCGGAAGCGGTTGATCAATACCCCGGCGCGCGCGGTTATGCCGATTTTACCGAAATGCTGCGGCAGGAACGCCCCGATGCGGTCAGCATCGCCCTGCCGAACAAACTGCATCGTTCTTTCTCCATACAGGCGTTGGAGGCGGGGTGTCATGTCCTCTGTGAAAAGCCGATGGCGCGCAATGCGGCAGAGGCGTTGGCGATGGCCCGGACGGCGGAGCGCTGTGAACGGAAGCTGATGATCAACTTCAATCAGCGGTTCGAGTCGCCGGTTTATTCACTGCTCAAGGAGTGGCTTGATGCCGGCCGTTTCGGGAAACTCTATTATGTCAAAAGTCGCTGGTCACGCCGGCGGGGGGTACCCTGGTGGTATCCGCTGTCACGCGAGATGTGCGGCGGCGGCGCGCTGGTGGATCTGGGCGTCCATGTTCTCGACCGGGCGATGTGGTGGTGCGGTTTTCCGGAGCCGGAATGGGTGCTCGGCAACACCTATTGCGGCATTGCCGCCCGGGAAGCGGAACGGCGGAAGCTGGCTCCGTTCGAACTTGAAGATTTCGGCGCGGCGGCAATCCGGATGCGGAACGGTATGCTGCTGATGCTGGAGGCTTCCTGGGCGTCCAACCGTGAAAATGAGGAGATTTCCGTCCGGCTGTACGGAGAAAGAGGCGGCGCGCTGATTCAGACTGAGGTCGGAACGAATTCTGAAATCCGGGTAAAATTATTTCTGGAACAGGACGGCGTATTGTGCGATATGATACCGGCGGTGGAAACGTTGCCGCCGGTTCCGACGATTCGGCAGGCATTTCTGGAGGTGATTCTGCAGGATACGCCGGTGCCCTGCTCCCCGGAACAGGGAATCCTGATCAGCCGGCTGTTGGATGCAATTTACCAGTGTGCCGCGACCGGCGCACCGGTCCGGCTGACGGAAGCAACGCCTCTATAA
- the guaB gene encoding IMP dehydrogenase gives MNEYIDKFMAAFPYEGLTFDDVSLVTQYADFLPDAANIQSRFSRHVKLNIPFVSAAMDTVTESRMAIAMARLGGLGVIHKNLSLERQVEEVRKVKLYLNGIIKSPVCFHPDQTIEEMLNEKWVKKFSFSGFPIVDDGGKLIGIITARDIKFLTDYKLKIREVMTKSPVMAQDGISMTEAYRIMLERKVGKLPLVNAAGVLTGLYSFQDVKSLIDNEEPDYNRDAQHQLCVAAGIGPYDEERSAALIDAGVDVLVLDTAHGHSKGVIETLTMLKKTYGDRVDVVAGNIATAEAARALADAGADGIKVGIGPGSICTTRVVAGVGIPQVTAVYEVVKSVPADLPVIADGGIKQSGDVAKALAIGASSVMMGSALAGTAESTGEVTLHQGRSYVIYRGMGSLEAMKHGKASRERYGQSDVDDDTKLVPQGIEGLVPFRGPVCNVIHQFVGGLRYAFGYCGAKTLKEFHAKAKIIRVSAAGLREAHPHDVTMLKDAPNYTAH, from the coding sequence ATGAACGAGTATATTGATAAATTTATGGCGGCTTTCCCCTACGAAGGCTTGACGTTTGATGATGTTTCGCTGGTGACGCAATATGCGGATTTCCTGCCGGATGCTGCCAATATCCAGAGCCGGTTCTCCCGTCATGTGAAATTGAACATTCCATTCGTCAGCGCGGCGATGGACACGGTGACCGAGAGCAGGATGGCCATCGCGATGGCGCGGCTCGGCGGGCTGGGCGTCATTCACAAAAATTTGTCGCTGGAACGCCAGGTGGAAGAGGTCCGCAAGGTCAAATTGTATTTGAACGGCATCATCAAATCGCCGGTCTGTTTTCATCCGGACCAGACGATCGAAGAGATGCTCAATGAAAAATGGGTAAAGAAATTCTCATTTTCCGGCTTCCCGATCGTCGATGACGGCGGTAAACTGATTGGCATCATCACTGCCCGCGACATCAAATTTCTGACCGATTATAAATTGAAAATCCGCGAAGTGATGACCAAATCGCCGGTGATGGCCCAGGACGGCATTTCGATGACTGAGGCCTATCGGATCATGCTGGAGCGCAAGGTCGGCAAATTGCCGCTGGTCAATGCCGCCGGCGTGTTGACCGGCTTGTACAGCTTCCAGGATGTCAAGTCGCTGATCGACAACGAAGAACCCGATTATAACCGCGATGCCCAGCATCAGCTGTGCGTCGCGGCCGGCATCGGACCGTATGACGAGGAACGTTCGGCAGCGTTGATTGACGCCGGCGTCGATGTGCTGGTGCTCGATACGGCGCACGGCCACAGCAAAGGCGTCATCGAGACGCTGACGATGCTGAAAAAAACCTACGGCGACCGGGTGGATGTGGTAGCCGGCAACATCGCGACGGCGGAGGCGGCCAGAGCGTTGGCGGACGCCGGCGCGGACGGTATCAAAGTCGGCATCGGACCGGGATCGATCTGCACGACCCGGGTAGTCGCCGGTGTCGGGATTCCGCAGGTGACGGCAGTCTACGAGGTGGTCAAATCGGTGCCGGCGGATTTGCCGGTGATCGCCGACGGCGGCATCAAGCAGTCCGGCGATGTGGCCAAGGCGCTGGCGATCGGCGCTTCTTCGGTGATGATGGGTTCGGCGCTGGCCGGGACGGCGGAGAGCACCGGCGAAGTGACGCTGCATCAAGGCCGCAGCTATGTCATCTACCGCGGCATGGGCAGCCTGGAAGCGATGAAACACGGCAAGGCCAGCCGCGAACGTTACGGGCAGAGCGATGTCGATGACGATACCAAACTGGTGCCGCAGGGCATTGAGGGATTGGTGCCGTTCCGCGGCCCGGTCTGCAATGTCATCCATCAGTTTGTCGGCGGGCTGCGTTATGCGTTCGGTTACTGCGGCGCCAAAACGTTGAAGGAGTTTCACGCCAAGGCCAAAATCATCCGGGTTTCGGCAGCCGGTTTGCGGGAAGCGCATCCGCACGACGTGACGATGCTGAAAGATGCGCCGAATTATACGGCTCACTAA
- a CDS encoding recombinase family protein produces MNNQAKTYLLYARVSPKGSSWHGGETSVPLQLAECRDYVLRRDPAARFIEVTDELRSGKSLDRPGIQQIIAELDSGTCEWDCIVVWHLDRLTRSLADSIPLFQHLYDAGKGLMSVRQNIDMFSAGGRFMLNIFVAAAQYEREMISERTAMKMTSIAQKGKIPYGRIPIGYKRTAGNRIVVDPDGAAVVRDIFDSYVSGTATNDELFQRYHDRIKSKNTFYKILRNRLYIGEVEYDGKIFKGEHEAIIDHVVFDQVQNMLPGHKYKAPRPGAQKYKYLLAGLVKCSCGRQMTNISVLKKGRRYAYYKCTEPSCKNAINAEKLDTAILEKIKSIAQDTDFLLQLSKECEQEQKDKKVSLLPEMRQIEQQLASAHASEVNIANMFKSGLVTRENMVYWNAELSAVVQQQTELRERQSQIQRNIDYQENDLSKQILQTASGWAQLLDNLSDEEESYSIKRNLILAIVQNVVCTAKGSFDLNLVMSKSIEWYPGEESNLRRRV; encoded by the coding sequence ATGAATAATCAAGCTAAAACATATTTATTGTATGCGCGAGTATCACCTAAAGGATCAAGCTGGCATGGTGGCGAAACATCCGTGCCGCTCCAATTGGCAGAATGCCGCGATTATGTTCTGCGCCGCGATCCGGCTGCACGCTTTATTGAAGTAACCGATGAACTGAGATCCGGCAAAAGTTTGGATCGCCCAGGTATACAGCAAATCATTGCTGAACTGGATTCCGGAACTTGCGAGTGGGATTGTATCGTAGTCTGGCACCTCGACCGCTTAACACGGTCGCTTGCCGATTCTATCCCGCTTTTTCAACATCTCTATGATGCCGGCAAAGGCTTAATGTCAGTCCGGCAGAATATCGACATGTTCAGCGCCGGCGGCCGCTTTATGCTAAACATTTTTGTCGCAGCAGCCCAATACGAGCGAGAAATGATATCGGAGAGAACCGCCATGAAAATGACCAGTATCGCCCAAAAAGGCAAAATCCCATACGGCCGTATTCCCATTGGCTATAAGCGGACAGCCGGTAATCGTATTGTCGTTGATCCGGACGGCGCCGCCGTAGTCCGCGACATTTTCGATTCTTATGTTTCAGGAACGGCAACCAACGACGAGCTGTTCCAGCGTTACCATGACCGGATAAAATCCAAAAATACCTTTTATAAAATTCTGCGCAACCGGCTCTACATCGGAGAAGTCGAATACGACGGTAAAATTTTCAAAGGTGAACATGAGGCCATTATTGATCATGTTGTATTTGACCAGGTACAAAATATGCTCCCTGGGCACAAGTACAAGGCGCCTCGGCCAGGCGCCCAAAAGTATAAATATTTATTGGCAGGTTTGGTAAAGTGTTCTTGCGGTCGGCAAATGACCAATATATCCGTCCTTAAAAAAGGCCGGCGCTACGCTTATTATAAATGTACGGAACCAAGCTGTAAAAATGCCATCAATGCGGAAAAATTGGACACGGCGATTCTGGAAAAAATTAAATCCATTGCTCAAGATACCGATTTTTTACTACAGTTGTCAAAAGAATGCGAGCAAGAGCAAAAAGACAAAAAGGTATCACTTTTACCGGAAATGCGGCAAATTGAGCAACAGCTTGCCAGCGCTCACGCAAGCGAAGTCAATATCGCTAATATGTTTAAAAGTGGGCTGGTCACGCGGGAAAATATGGTATATTGGAATGCTGAATTGTCTGCGGTCGTCCAACAGCAGACCGAGCTCCGCGAAAGGCAATCCCAAATTCAGCGCAATATCGACTATCAGGAAAATGACCTGTCAAAACAAATCCTGCAGACGGCTTCCGGATGGGCGCAGCTCCTCGATAATTTAAGCGATGAAGAAGAATCTTATTCAATCAAACGAAACTTAATTCTGGCCATCGTTCAAAATGTCGTCTGCACTGCAAAAGGCAGCTTTGATTTGAATTTGGTTATGTCTAAGAGTATAGAGTGGTACCCGGGAGAGGAATCGAACCTCCGACGCAGGGTTTAG
- a CDS encoding YifB family Mg chelatase-like AAA ATPase, with product MLARTFSAAVIGIDAYPVEVEVNATGRGEQSFVSIVGLPDTAVKESRDRVRSALQSCGFPHPEGATLVNLAPADLRKEGAAFDLPIALGMLAAVGLLDRERLNGTLAVGELALNGAVRPVRGVLPVAVAAGSCRDLHFLLVPRANVEEAALAAGDRLQVFPIDTLPEAVRFFQGTPPLPYRADVKNYLAVHRETGGDFDEVKGQNLARRALEIAAAGGHNVLMIGPPGTGKSMLASRLPGILPPMTWAETLETSRIHSVLGLLSDGQPLLNRRPFRAPHHTISDVGLVGGGRNPMPGEISMAHNGVLFLDELPEFKRNVLEVLRQPLENGRITVSRANGSCTFPARFMLVAAMNPCPCGMGDAELGCRCKPDEKKRYRRKISGPLLDRIDLHVEVLQLTQEELLAAPSGENSETILNRVTAARLVQQDRFHGRSCHCNAMMGSRELQASCRVTAAAQLLLRQAISSFKLSPRAYDRILKVARTIADLAGETAIQERHLLEAVSYRSADRNEW from the coding sequence ATGTTGGCCAGAACATTTTCGGCGGCGGTCATCGGCATCGACGCTTATCCGGTGGAAGTGGAGGTCAATGCGACCGGCCGCGGCGAACAGAGTTTTGTGTCGATTGTCGGGCTGCCGGACACGGCGGTCAAGGAGAGCCGCGACCGGGTGCGTTCGGCGCTGCAGAGCTGCGGCTTCCCGCATCCGGAGGGGGCGACGCTGGTCAACCTGGCGCCGGCCGATTTACGCAAGGAAGGAGCGGCGTTCGATCTGCCGATTGCGCTGGGCATGCTGGCCGCCGTCGGCCTGCTCGACCGGGAACGCCTGAACGGGACGCTGGCGGTCGGTGAATTGGCCTTGAACGGCGCAGTCCGGCCGGTGCGCGGCGTACTGCCGGTGGCGGTGGCGGCCGGCAGCTGCCGGGACTTGCATTTCCTGCTGGTGCCGCGGGCCAACGTTGAAGAAGCGGCGCTGGCGGCCGGCGACCGTCTGCAGGTCTTTCCGATCGATACGCTGCCGGAGGCGGTGCGGTTTTTTCAAGGGACGCCGCCATTGCCGTACCGGGCGGATGTGAAAAATTATTTGGCGGTCCATCGGGAAACCGGCGGCGATTTCGACGAAGTCAAAGGTCAGAACCTGGCGCGGCGGGCGTTGGAGATTGCCGCGGCCGGCGGGCACAATGTGCTGATGATCGGTCCGCCCGGCACCGGCAAGTCGATGCTGGCCAGCCGGTTGCCTGGAATCCTGCCGCCGATGACATGGGCGGAAACGCTGGAGACCAGCCGAATTCACAGCGTGCTGGGCTTGCTGTCGGACGGGCAGCCGTTGTTGAACCGGCGGCCGTTCCGGGCGCCGCATCACACAATCAGCGATGTCGGCCTGGTTGGCGGCGGTAGGAATCCGATGCCGGGGGAGATCAGCATGGCGCATAACGGCGTGCTGTTTCTGGATGAGCTGCCGGAATTCAAGCGCAATGTGCTGGAAGTGCTGCGGCAGCCGTTGGAAAATGGCCGGATCACCGTGTCGCGCGCCAACGGCAGTTGTACGTTTCCGGCCCGTTTCATGCTGGTGGCGGCGATGAATCCGTGTCCGTGCGGTATGGGAGATGCCGAACTGGGATGCCGCTGCAAGCCGGACGAAAAGAAACGTTACCGTCGGAAAATTTCCGGGCCGTTGCTGGACCGTATCGATCTGCATGTGGAAGTTTTGCAATTGACGCAGGAGGAGCTGCTGGCGGCGCCATCCGGGGAAAATAGCGAAACGATCCTGAATCGGGTGACGGCGGCGCGGCTTGTGCAGCAGGACCGTTTCCACGGCCGGTCGTGTCACTGCAATGCGATGATGGGCAGCCGGGAATTGCAGGCGTCTTGCCGGGTGACGGCGGCGGCGCAACTGCTGCTGCGGCAGGCGATCAGCAGTTTCAAACTCAGCCCGCGCGCCTATGACCGGATTTTGAAGGTGGCCAGGACGATTGCCGACCTGGCCGGCGAAACGGCGATTCAGGAGCGGCATTTGCTGGAAGCGGTCAGCTATCGCAGCGCCGACCGCAATGAATGGTAA
- a CDS encoding secondary thiamine-phosphate synthase enzyme YjbQ, giving the protein MKSYRQELTVNTPTRRAFLNITPQVEEALRASGIREGLLLCNAMHITASVFINDDEDGLHGDFERWLERLAPEKPHEQYAHNGFEDNADAHMKRQLMGREVVVAVTGGKLDFGTWEQIFYGEFDGKRPKRILIKIIGE; this is encoded by the coding sequence ATGAAAAGTTATCGGCAGGAATTGACGGTCAATACGCCGACGCGGCGGGCTTTCCTGAACATTACCCCGCAGGTGGAGGAGGCGTTGCGCGCGTCCGGCATCCGGGAAGGGTTGCTGCTGTGCAACGCCATGCACATTACCGCGTCGGTGTTCATCAACGATGACGAAGACGGCTTGCACGGCGATTTCGAACGCTGGCTTGAACGGCTGGCGCCGGAAAAGCCGCACGAGCAGTACGCGCACAACGGTTTCGAGGACAATGCCGATGCCCATATGAAACGGCAGTTGATGGGGCGGGAAGTCGTCGTCGCGGTAACCGGCGGCAAGTTGGATTTCGGTACCTGGGAACAGATTTTCTACGGAGAATTCGACGGGAAACGGCCGAAACGAATTTTAATTAAAATTATTGGCGAATAA
- a CDS encoding glycoside hydrolase family 20 zincin-like fold domain-containing protein, producing MFKQLSWLALLGLTSWLSAGEIGVSMSNRGLQIGNFGEISPFSRFVAVDKGWTKHWFYTVTAPARFENGVSPEGDAYARMIQTQEMPNFKLNDYSAVVHDDTVTITLDGEALGDEPGKIEYSMLFLPQVLINGSQYHWKSADGRSGSGQISAQFEGTGTEPVGENLTEFVIDSKVGKLTLTLKKGPSFSVVDYRGTGFGPTSESYPGLWVGLFSEFNEAQRHIDHQLELKFDYADSFKAVEPLPELSKEVRKVPEANLVSGYQPALPVLPTPQRLERTETPYIIGGMDKVVVRPGAASEQDAGRLKRAAEKLLLNDFVLPVTMAEDAAEFGKNITIEVTDREVNGVTAPEQPEGYSLKIGADGITIVSRTARGAFYGLQSLRSYRNSQGFDGVEVTDWPDFDFRSMLMMVDNGSLDYHGRQITELLAPLRYNTIIIETEYAAWDATKNIHQPWAISKDDLRKLIALANDNFIDVYPLFQTLGHCEWLFAYGQNLDLAECPEQPYAYNVSNPRTYELMTAVLEEVIDVFNHPAYVHIGHDEVTLGAPFPYREENKAIGGQKLVMDDIMFYYNYLKERGIGTMMWQDMFMKGSADGDSIFGLAGVRDQLPKDIIMCYWDYSKALGWSGDFVRMADEGFKLLGCTWYEPQNIANFTRLAAEKKALGMMATTWAGYTNSYVMEEKNFKQIAQYIDAACWMWNAEKGLPAGTSAGKALYDQMFAEPENKHASGIKFDLSNVANLELRPNSLPFLLEDPLDIDRLVDHSGDTGTVKFELAKRDGQLAAVALQSKSNPDFPAAVEGIQLNVKAKKLYFLHFLRSQELHGQDGEWSSGNKHIAYYKIHYADGSSVEVPVRFRRDIDMPESDYSKYMKPGEALEWQSKYGDTCRMWYMTFDNPYPDKEIRTLDVRGGEDRYPFYLFAISAEQ from the coding sequence AATCGGCGTTTCAATGAGCAACCGCGGACTGCAGATCGGCAATTTCGGCGAAATTTCACCGTTCTCGCGGTTCGTTGCCGTGGACAAGGGATGGACGAAACACTGGTTTTACACGGTGACGGCGCCGGCGCGTTTTGAAAACGGCGTATCGCCGGAAGGCGACGCCTACGCGCGGATGATTCAGACGCAGGAGATGCCGAATTTCAAATTGAACGATTATTCGGCGGTGGTGCATGACGACACGGTGACGATCACGCTGGACGGCGAAGCGCTCGGCGACGAACCGGGCAAGATCGAATATTCGATGTTGTTTTTGCCGCAGGTGCTGATCAACGGCAGCCAATACCATTGGAAATCAGCCGACGGCCGGAGCGGTTCCGGCCAGATCAGCGCTCAGTTCGAAGGGACCGGCACCGAACCAGTCGGCGAAAACTTGACCGAATTCGTCATCGACAGCAAAGTCGGCAAACTGACCCTGACCCTGAAAAAAGGTCCGTCGTTCAGCGTGGTCGACTATCGTGGAACCGGTTTCGGGCCGACCAGCGAAAGTTATCCGGGGTTGTGGGTCGGCCTGTTCTCGGAGTTCAATGAAGCGCAGCGGCATATCGATCACCAGCTTGAGCTGAAATTCGATTATGCCGACAGCTTCAAGGCGGTGGAACCGCTGCCGGAATTGTCCAAGGAGGTCCGAAAAGTGCCGGAAGCCAACCTGGTGAGCGGTTACCAGCCGGCGTTGCCGGTGCTGCCGACGCCGCAGCGGTTGGAGCGGACCGAAACGCCGTATATCATCGGCGGCATGGATAAAGTGGTGGTGCGCCCCGGCGCGGCCTCGGAGCAGGACGCCGGCCGCTTGAAACGCGCCGCCGAAAAGTTGCTGCTGAACGATTTTGTGCTGCCGGTGACGATGGCGGAGGACGCTGCCGAATTCGGTAAAAACATCACGATTGAAGTCACCGACCGGGAAGTCAACGGCGTTACCGCACCGGAACAGCCGGAAGGTTACAGTCTGAAAATCGGCGCGGACGGCATCACCATTGTGTCGCGGACGGCGCGGGGAGCGTTCTACGGGCTGCAGAGCCTGCGCAGCTACCGCAACAGCCAGGGTTTCGACGGCGTCGAAGTGACCGACTGGCCGGATTTCGACTTCCGCAGCATGCTGATGATGGTGGACAACGGTTCGCTGGATTACCACGGCAGGCAGATCACCGAACTGCTGGCGCCGCTGCGTTACAACACGATCATCATCGAAACGGAGTATGCCGCCTGGGATGCGACGAAGAACATTCATCAGCCGTGGGCGATCAGCAAGGACGACCTGCGCAAATTGATCGCGCTGGCCAACGACAACTTCATCGACGTTTACCCGCTGTTCCAGACGCTCGGCCACTGCGAATGGCTGTTCGCTTACGGCCAGAATCTCGACCTGGCGGAATGCCCGGAGCAGCCGTATGCCTACAACGTTTCCAACCCGCGCACCTATGAGCTAATGACGGCGGTGCTCGAAGAGGTTATCGATGTGTTCAACCATCCGGCCTACGTGCACATCGGCCACGACGAAGTGACGCTGGGCGCGCCGTTCCCGTACCGCGAGGAGAATAAGGCGATCGGCGGCCAGAAGCTGGTCATGGACGACATCATGTTCTATTACAACTATCTGAAGGAACGCGGCATCGGCACGATGATGTGGCAGGACATGTTCATGAAGGGTTCGGCTGACGGCGACAGCATTTTCGGACTGGCCGGGGTGCGCGATCAACTGCCGAAGGACATCATCATGTGCTATTGGGATTACAGCAAGGCGCTCGGCTGGTCGGGCGATTTCGTCCGGATGGCGGATGAAGGCTTCAAGCTGCTCGGCTGCACCTGGTACGAACCGCAGAATATCGCCAACTTCACCAGACTGGCGGCGGAAAAGAAGGCGCTCGGCATGATGGCGACGACCTGGGCCGGTTATACCAACAGCTATGTGATGGAGGAGAAAAACTTCAAACAGATCGCCCAGTACATCGACGCCGCCTGCTGGATGTGGAACGCCGAAAAGGGTCTCCCGGCCGGAACTTCGGCCGGCAAGGCGCTGTACGACCAGATGTTCGCCGAACCGGAAAACAAACACGCTTCGGGCATCAAATTCGATCTTTCCAATGTCGCCAACCTGGAGCTGCGGCCGAACAGCCTGCCGTTCCTGCTCGAAGATCCGCTGGACATCGACCGGCTGGTTGACCACTCCGGCGACACCGGCACGGTGAAGTTCGAGCTGGCCAAACGCGACGGCCAGTTGGCGGCAGTGGCGCTGCAGTCGAAGAGCAACCCGGATTTCCCGGCCGCAGTGGAAGGCATTCAACTGAACGTCAAGGCCAAAAAGCTCTATTTCCTGCATTTCCTGCGCAGCCAGGAGCTGCACGGCCAGGACGGCGAGTGGAGTTCGGGAAACAAGCATATCGCCTATTACAAAATTCATTATGCCGACGGCAGCAGCGTGGAGGTTCCGGTCCGGTTCCGCCGCGATATCGACATGCCGGAATCGGACTATTCAAAATACATGAAGCCGGGGGAAGCCCTGGAATGGCAGTCGAAATACGGCGATACCTGCCGGATGTGGTATATGACCTTCGACAACCCCTATCCGGATAAAGAAATCCGGACACTGGACGTGCGCGGCGGCGAGGATCGCTATCCGTTCTATCTCTTCGCAATCAGCGCCGAACAGTAG
- a CDS encoding cation diffusion facilitator family transporter, translated as MPEWNKQNLMLAKLEGYLSVFGNFVLFGFKFYVGWLSGSVAIIADAWHTLSDILSSVVLLIGLKISERPADKQHPFGHGRAELIAALLIGVMLAAVAVEFFGRGIAQLRAHAGADYGPAAVWAMVISVVVKEAMAQYAYWAGRRTKLSSLVADGHHHRSDAVSSLIVLIGIGLGRGHWWVDGVLSMLVALLIGWAAWGILKAAVSHLLGKQPSPELIAQVRDICRECCGGNLETHHFHLHEYGQHRELTFHIRLPGERPLREVHDCTQRLEEALQRQLGIAATIHPEPLNTGKTS; from the coding sequence ATGCCGGAATGGAATAAGCAGAATTTGATGCTGGCGAAGCTGGAGGGTTATCTTTCGGTATTCGGCAATTTCGTCCTGTTCGGCTTCAAGTTTTATGTCGGCTGGCTGAGCGGTTCGGTGGCAATCATCGCCGACGCCTGGCATACGTTGAGCGATATTCTTTCTTCGGTGGTATTGCTGATCGGTCTGAAAATTTCCGAGCGGCCGGCCGATAAACAGCATCCTTTCGGCCATGGCCGGGCGGAATTGATCGCCGCTCTGCTGATCGGCGTGATGCTGGCGGCGGTGGCGGTCGAATTCTTCGGGCGCGGCATCGCGCAATTGCGGGCGCATGCCGGGGCCGACTACGGACCGGCAGCCGTCTGGGCGATGGTGATCAGTGTCGTCGTCAAGGAGGCGATGGCGCAATATGCCTATTGGGCCGGCCGGCGGACAAAGCTGAGTTCCCTGGTGGCGGACGGCCATCATCACCGCAGCGACGCGGTCAGTTCCCTGATTGTGCTGATCGGCATTGGGCTGGGGCGCGGCCATTGGTGGGTGGACGGTGTTTTGAGTATGCTGGTGGCATTGCTGATCGGTTGGGCGGCCTGGGGAATTTTGAAAGCGGCAGTCAGTCATCTGTTGGGCAAACAGCCATCGCCGGAATTGATTGCCCAGGTTCGGGACATCTGCCGGGAATGTTGCGGCGGAAACCTGGAAACGCACCACTTTCATCTGCATGAATACGGCCAGCACCGCGAATTGACCTTTCACATCCGGCTGCCGGGTGAGCGGCCGCTGCGCGAAGTGCATGACTGTACGCAGCGGCTCGAAGAAGCCCTGCAGCGGCAACTCGGCATTGCCGCCACGATTCATCCGGAACCGTTGAACACCGGTAAAACGTCTTGA
- a CDS encoding cupin domain-containing protein, whose translation MTTTLFLSGDGQTHRKMTTPCHGGEGEWYFRDLLAPLAASEVLFIKFIHDDIIPPGSTFGAHCHGGDAGGPEEEWYYCLSGRGVMMLDGREHEMTAGDLAVCYAGGCHGLRNTGSEAMRIIVICASPCRTAGQEA comes from the coding sequence ATGACGACAACGCTATTTCTGTCCGGTGACGGCCAAACCCATCGGAAAATGACAACGCCGTGCCATGGCGGTGAAGGTGAGTGGTATTTCAGGGATTTGCTTGCTCCGCTGGCGGCTTCGGAAGTTTTGTTCATTAAATTCATTCACGACGATATCATTCCGCCGGGTTCGACGTTCGGCGCTCATTGTCATGGCGGCGATGCCGGCGGCCCGGAAGAGGAGTGGTATTACTGTCTGTCCGGCAGAGGCGTCATGATGCTTGACGGCCGGGAACATGAAATGACGGCCGGCGACCTCGCCGTCTGCTATGCCGGCGGTTGCCACGGTTTGCGCAACACCGGCAGCGAAGCGATGCGCATCATCGTCATCTGTGCTTCTCCATGCCGGACGGCGGGCCAGGAAGCGTGA